One Legionella lansingensis genomic region harbors:
- a CDS encoding HAD-IG family 5'-nucleotidase — protein MNQKVFVNRILNMKKIKYIGLDMDHTLLRYNTRNFETLVYKLVVEKLIKDKNYPVDIRKFKFDFDNAIRGLIIDSKNGNILKLSRYAAIRQSYHGTKEISFAEQKEIYRSIYVDLKDPNYIAIDTSFSIAFCVLYGQLIDLKDERPHDLPSYTGIALDVLSAVDGTHADGSLKDYITAHMEEYVLREKEVVDGLKRYIRYGKKFFLLTNSEYYYTNLLLGYSISPFLEEGENWRDLFEFVITLAHKPRFFYDNLRFLAIDPEDGSMSNTYGPIVPGVYQGGNARKFTADLAISGDEILYIGDHIYGDILRLKKDCNWRTALVVEELGEEIDSQRRAIPVEKKIVEAMNLKKVLEQRHIELYSRHVEEESTGYNEQMAEIQKQVSTLDAEITKLLQEEQTFYNAHWGRVFRSGAEESYFAYQVDRYACIYMEKFSDLLEHSPLTYFRANRRLLAHDMEILSQPLLF, from the coding sequence ATGAATCAAAAAGTTTTTGTAAACCGCATATTGAATATGAAAAAAATCAAGTACATTGGTCTTGATATGGATCATACGCTGCTACGCTACAATACAAGAAATTTTGAGACCCTTGTTTACAAGTTAGTGGTTGAAAAGTTAATCAAAGATAAAAATTACCCGGTAGATATAAGAAAATTTAAATTTGATTTTGATAATGCCATTCGTGGTCTAATTATTGATAGTAAAAACGGTAATATTTTAAAACTAAGTCGTTATGCTGCCATTCGCCAAAGTTACCATGGTACGAAAGAAATTAGTTTTGCCGAACAAAAAGAAATCTATCGCAGTATTTATGTTGACTTAAAAGATCCCAATTACATCGCGATTGACACCTCTTTCTCGATCGCTTTTTGCGTTTTATATGGTCAGCTCATCGATCTTAAAGATGAGCGTCCACATGATTTACCCAGTTACACGGGTATTGCTCTGGATGTGTTAAGCGCTGTTGATGGTACGCATGCAGATGGAAGTTTGAAGGACTACATTACAGCACACATGGAAGAATACGTTTTGCGCGAAAAAGAAGTCGTTGATGGGCTCAAACGCTACATTCGCTATGGTAAAAAGTTTTTTTTACTGACCAACTCAGAATACTATTACACCAATCTCTTGTTGGGGTATTCCATCAGCCCATTTTTAGAGGAAGGAGAGAATTGGCGTGATCTTTTTGAATTTGTCATTACTTTAGCCCATAAGCCCCGCTTTTTCTATGACAATTTAAGGTTTCTAGCAATAGACCCGGAAGATGGTAGCATGTCGAATACCTATGGGCCTATTGTTCCTGGTGTTTATCAGGGAGGCAATGCGAGGAAGTTCACCGCAGATTTAGCGATTAGTGGTGATGAAATCTTATATATTGGGGACCACATCTATGGTGATATCCTCAGATTGAAAAAAGATTGTAATTGGCGTACAGCACTCGTTGTTGAAGAACTCGGTGAAGAGATAGACTCACAAAGAAGAGCCATTCCTGTCGAAAAGAAAATCGTTGAAGCGATGAATCTTAAAAAAGTACTAGAGCAAAGACATATTGAACTTTATAGCCGTCATGTAGAGGAAGAATCAACTGGATATAACGAGCAGATGGCTGAGATCCAAAAACAAGTTTCTACGCTTGATGCAGAGATCACCAAATTGTTACAGGAAGAACAAACTTTTTACAACGCACATTGGGGACGAGTATTTCGTTCAGGTGCAGAAGAAAGCTATTTTGCCTATCAAGTCGATCGTTATGCTTGCATCTATATGGAAAAATTTTCCGACTTGCTTGAGCACTCACCACTGACTTATTTCCGTGCTAATCGTCGGCTGTTGGCGCACGATATGGAGATTTTATCCCAGCCGTTGTTGTTTTAA